Genomic segment of Roseofilum reptotaenium CS-1145:
CTCTGCAACCGAGAGGTTTATATCCTTGTCGATCAAAGTGGTTCCATGGTGCGGAAAGATGCAGATACTGGGAAGCAAACTCGATATGAATACTTAGCAGAAATTGTCGAAGGACATTGTGCGGCTATTTTAGCGTATCGTCAGGAAGAGCAAGGGATCTGCGATCGCCTCACTCTCCACTTTTTCAGTCGTCAGCGCACTCCTCCCTCCCCAATCTCCATCACCGATCCATCCAATATTCACAAACTCTTTATCGAAAATCAACCCAAAACCAAAACCTTTATTACACCCACCCTCGAACACTCCATTAATAGCTGGATCTCTCAACCCCATCCTATCCCTAACGGAGCCTTTTTTATCATCTATACCGATGGTCAATTTGACGATGAAGAGCGATTTATCGAACATCTGAAAACCCTCTGCCAGCATATCGATCACCACAGTCAAGCAAAAGTAATCGTTTTAGGCTTAGGAGAAGACATTAATATTGAACATTTTCTCACCCTAGACTTCAACTTAAATCAAACTATGGCAGCTAATATTTTCGTCTTTGACTTAATCAACGAAGTCGATGATATTATCGAACTCCTCTCGCGCCAACTCACAGAAACACCCCACCTCGCCTTTCCCGAATGGGTAAAAATCTGCTATCCCCAGGTGGTTGAACAAGCCCTATCGATTAAAAAGTAATCTGAATATAAGCTTATAGAGGTTTTTATGGATCAAGAACAAAGGATCAGAATACAAAATTTTCGTTGCTTCAAAGACTTGGAAGTTAAAGGATTTAAGAGAGTCAATTTGATCGGCGGTCAAAATAATATTGGTAAAACCACATTATTAGAAGCTTTATCCCTTTACTTTCATCCTAATCCATCAAGCATTTCTTGTCTAAAAGAAGTCAGGAAAGAATCTGATGAGGAGCTAACAAAGCGCCCAAAAGATGCTTGGAAAAATCTGTTTCATGGAGAAAATGACACGGATAGTATATTTCTTGATGGATGTTTCAATGGTGACAATCAAAACATAGTTATTTCGGTTCGCGATGCAATCCAAATAGGTGTTTTTGAAACTTTTTTTGAAGATATTGAAGGTACAAACATTGCAAAAAAAATGGTCAGTTTACTTCAAGAAACTAACCCTAAATCAACGCTCGAAATACAACGAATTCATAACAAATACCAGCCATCGAAAAGATATATAGTTGCCAATACTAGAGGATTATTTTCACCGGATTTTAATCATCAAGAACCTATTCCGTTTCTTTCTTCATATTATTATCTGTCAAATGAACAGATTGCTCGGAAATATGACCGAATTGATTTTGATGGGAAAGGTAAAGAAGTCTTGCAACTACTGCAAACCCTTGATGAATCGATTGAAGGTTTACGCACCTATTCCCATATTGAGCCAACCTTGTATGTGCAAACGAAAACGCAAAAAAGAGGATTACCGATTACTTTGTTTGGGGATGCGATATATCGGACAACTGTGATTGCCTTGGAATTACTCAGTCAAGAAAACCCTGTTTTATTTATAGATGAAATTGAAAACGGGATTCATCACACCAATCAACAAAAGGTTTGGCAAGCTTTGTTTCATTTGTCGAACCAGTTAAATACTATGATTTTTGCTACGACTCACAGTTTAGAAATGATTCAAGCGTTTAAGCAAGCAGGAGATGAATTTCCAGATCGAGGTGCTTATATTGAATTGGCTCACGATCCGAGAACAGATAATATTGTCGCAATTACTAGAGATACAGATGTTTTAGAATATGAGCTAGAACGGAATAAACCGGTGAGAGGAGAATAGTCACATTATCATGGGTAATCTGTTAATTGTTGAAAGTAAAAATGATAAAATTTTTATCGAAAAGTTAATTGATATCATGAACCTCAACCGGATTCAGGTTGATAACCCGA
This window contains:
- a CDS encoding RNA polymerase subunit sigma-70, with protein sequence RAIAHSLHIETSTVRKHIENLCRAFGIDSEFPDDRTSKRPELIALFHQYQPDWVTTPQISSNSSPYPLCNREVYILVDQSGSMVRKDADTGKQTRYEYLAEIVEGHCAAILAYRQEEQGICDRLTLHFFSRQRTPPSPISITDPSNIHKLFIENQPKTKTFITPTLEHSINSWISQPHPIPNGAFFIIYTDGQFDDEERFIEHLKTLCQHIDHHSQAKVIVLGLGEDINIEHFLTLDFNLNQTMAANIFVFDLINEVDDIIELLSRQLTETPHLAFPEWVKICYPQVVEQALSIKK
- a CDS encoding AAA family ATPase, producing MDQEQRIRIQNFRCFKDLEVKGFKRVNLIGGQNNIGKTTLLEALSLYFHPNPSSISCLKEVRKESDEELTKRPKDAWKNLFHGENDTDSIFLDGCFNGDNQNIVISVRDAIQIGVFETFFEDIEGTNIAKKMVSLLQETNPKSTLEIQRIHNKYQPSKRYIVANTRGLFSPDFNHQEPIPFLSSYYYLSNEQIARKYDRIDFDGKGKEVLQLLQTLDESIEGLRTYSHIEPTLYVQTKTQKRGLPITLFGDAIYRTTVIALELLSQENPVLFIDEIENGIHHTNQQKVWQALFHLSNQLNTMIFATTHSLEMIQAFKQAGDEFPDRGAYIELAHDPRTDNIVAITRDTDVLEYELERNKPVRGE